A genome region from Fodinibius salicampi includes the following:
- a CDS encoding AI-2E family transporter, whose product MNQSYPAWLKGTVILFGLVLIFVILSYGKFIMMPLAFAALIAMLLEPVSQWLERLKLNRVVSIVVSMILLFIVLGGIISLLSIQLVQFADRLPEANQKIQAISSDLLQFFEAKFNLSPSRQVEFLEQGLSTVVNEGGKYLSSALGATTSVFATLGLLPIFVFFMMYYKNMYRTFLHKLWKGDGETINNVIDGIQSVTQNYIIGMMTVITLLAILNAIGLWIIGIEHALFFAVFASILAIIPYIGIVIGSLPAIIFALLFTESLLIPLGVIAVFATVQFLEGNFITPNVLGSRVSINPMVALVALLVGGELWGISGMILVVPFIGILKHIFDQIEALRPFGYLFGNSQEYS is encoded by the coding sequence ATGAATCAAAGCTATCCGGCTTGGCTAAAAGGTACTGTAATCCTCTTCGGGTTAGTGCTCATATTTGTTATTCTGTCGTACGGCAAATTTATTATGATGCCTCTGGCTTTTGCGGCCCTTATTGCCATGTTGCTTGAACCGGTAAGTCAGTGGCTGGAGCGTTTAAAACTTAACCGGGTGGTATCCATTGTTGTTAGCATGATTCTTCTGTTTATAGTTTTGGGAGGTATCATATCCTTATTGTCTATACAGTTAGTGCAGTTTGCTGATCGTCTCCCTGAAGCCAATCAAAAGATACAGGCCATTAGCAGTGATTTGCTGCAATTTTTTGAAGCGAAATTTAATCTCTCGCCCAGCCGCCAGGTAGAATTTTTGGAGCAGGGGCTCTCAACAGTAGTAAATGAGGGAGGTAAATATTTGAGTTCTGCTTTAGGGGCCACAACCAGTGTATTTGCTACACTGGGACTCCTTCCGATCTTTGTTTTTTTCATGATGTATTACAAGAATATGTACCGAACTTTTTTGCATAAGCTATGGAAAGGGGATGGAGAGACCATTAATAATGTTATTGATGGCATCCAAAGTGTGACCCAGAATTATATCATCGGTATGATGACAGTCATAACATTATTAGCTATACTCAATGCGATTGGTTTATGGATTATCGGAATAGAACATGCCTTATTCTTTGCTGTTTTTGCCTCAATTCTGGCTATTATTCCATATATTGGGATTGTTATCGGTAGTCTACCCGCCATAATTTTCGCGTTGCTATTTACGGAGTCACTCCTAATACCTTTGGGAGTCATTGCGGTGTTCGCTACTGTTCAGTTTCTGGAGGGAAATTTTATTACACCCAATGTCTTGGGCTCAAGAGTAAGTATAAATCCCATGGTAGCATTGGTAGCTCTGTTGGTTGGCGGGGAACTCTGGGGCATTTCCGGGATGATTTTAGTTGTGCCTTTTATAGGTATCTTAAAGCATATCTTTGATCAGATTGAGGCGCTGAGACCCTTTGGCTATCTCTTCGGGAATTCACAGGAATATTCATAA
- a CDS encoding PIG-L family deacetylase — protein MKILYVFPHPDDESFGPAPAIAAQLRNGHEVYLLTLTKGEATKQRFRLGIDKEEMGEIRFKEMQCVRDVLGLTGMEVLAMPDSGLKELDPRQIEEEIKTHVKKLEPDVLVTYAVHGISGFEDHLVSHAVVKSVYCDLKREGKAYPQRLAFFTHYNENKGEGKFNLTSSKEEEIDCWVQANDEDYQRFHDALDCYETYQQVIEESNVKNEVGKRVPFEIFQEKFDPPLADITDRLK, from the coding sequence ATGAAAATCCTATACGTCTTTCCTCATCCCGATGATGAATCCTTCGGCCCCGCTCCGGCCATTGCCGCTCAGCTTCGAAATGGACATGAAGTTTATTTGCTGACCCTTACCAAAGGAGAGGCAACAAAGCAGCGATTTCGTTTGGGAATAGATAAAGAGGAAATGGGAGAGATCCGTTTTAAGGAGATGCAGTGTGTCAGGGATGTATTGGGCTTGACAGGCATGGAAGTGCTGGCTATGCCCGATAGTGGGCTTAAGGAGCTGGATCCAAGACAGATAGAAGAAGAAATTAAGACCCATGTTAAAAAGCTGGAACCTGATGTGCTGGTTACCTATGCCGTTCATGGCATAAGTGGTTTCGAAGATCATCTGGTAAGTCATGCGGTCGTTAAAAGTGTGTATTGTGATTTGAAACGTGAGGGGAAAGCCTATCCGCAGCGACTGGCTTTTTTTACGCATTACAATGAAAATAAAGGAGAAGGGAAATTTAACCTCACTTCTTCAAAAGAAGAAGAAATTGATTGCTGGGTACAGGCGAATGATGAGGATTATCAAAGATTCCATGATGCCCTAGACTGCTACGAAACTTATCAGCAGGTAATAGAAGAAAGCAATGTAAAGAATGAAGTAGGAAAGAGAGTACCGTTTGAAATATTTCAGGAAAAATTTGATCCTCCTCTCGCAGATATTACCGATCGCTTGAAGTAG
- the bioB gene encoding biotin synthase BioB: MADLRTDWTLKEISDIYHTPLMELIFRASTVHHKYHEIGEIQVCTLLSIKTGGCPEDCAYCPQSAHNNTEVEAGEMLDRETILSAARKAKKSGSTRFCMGAAWRNARNTKDFERVIDMVKEITSMDMEVCCTLGMLSDEQAAALKEAGLYAYNHNLDSSEDFYNRIISTRKYQDRLDTLNRVRENDISVCCGGIIGMGETDKDRIELIYNLATMPTHPESVPINALIAVEGTPMENQPKVPWHDMARMIATARITMPSSMVRLSAGRVDMSIEEQALCFMAGANSIFSGEKLLTTDNNKPSKDRKMFDLLDLTPREAFKDAKEEHLPEYR, translated from the coding sequence ATGGCGGACTTACGAACCGATTGGACCCTCAAAGAAATCTCTGATATTTATCATACTCCACTTATGGAGTTAATATTTCGGGCATCAACCGTGCACCATAAGTATCATGAGATAGGCGAAATCCAGGTTTGCACATTGTTATCTATAAAAACCGGGGGCTGTCCAGAAGATTGTGCCTACTGTCCGCAATCCGCTCACAATAATACCGAGGTAGAGGCCGGAGAAATGCTCGACCGGGAGACCATTCTTTCTGCGGCACGCAAGGCTAAAAAATCTGGTAGTACACGTTTCTGTATGGGAGCCGCCTGGCGTAATGCCCGAAATACCAAGGATTTTGAACGGGTTATTGATATGGTAAAGGAAATAACGTCCATGGATATGGAAGTCTGCTGTACGCTGGGCATGCTATCGGATGAACAAGCTGCTGCTCTAAAGGAGGCCGGACTCTATGCCTATAATCATAACCTCGACAGCAGTGAAGATTTTTATAATCGCATTATTTCAACCCGAAAATATCAGGATCGGCTGGACACCCTCAATCGTGTCCGGGAAAACGATATATCAGTTTGCTGCGGAGGCATCATCGGCATGGGTGAAACCGATAAAGATCGAATTGAACTAATTTATAATCTCGCTACTATGCCTACTCACCCAGAATCGGTTCCTATCAATGCTCTGATAGCGGTAGAAGGAACACCTATGGAGAACCAACCCAAGGTACCCTGGCACGATATGGCACGTATGATCGCTACCGCTCGTATTACCATGCCGTCCTCTATGGTTCGCCTTTCTGCCGGACGAGTAGATATGAGCATAGAAGAACAGGCTCTCTGCTTCATGGCCGGAGCTAATTCAATCTTTTCAGGAGAAAAGCTTTTAACTACGGATAACAATAAACCGAGCAAAGATCGAAAGATGTTCGATCTTTTGGACCTAACGCCCCGGGAAGCATTCAAAGATGCCAAGGAAGAACATCTCCCTGAATACCGATAG
- the hpf gene encoding ribosome hibernation-promoting factor, HPF/YfiA family, which yields MKTTFTARHFDPSSELHNYAEDAVQKLDQFYDRILTCDIILQPIPDDDNPQQAELNVKVPQKLLNAKESASSYEQAINMVIDNIVRQLKKYKKTTLKQR from the coding sequence ATGAAAACTACATTCACAGCACGCCACTTTGATCCATCATCAGAACTTCATAACTATGCCGAAGATGCTGTTCAAAAGTTAGATCAATTTTATGACCGTATTCTTACCTGCGATATTATTTTACAACCCATTCCAGATGATGATAATCCTCAACAGGCAGAACTAAATGTTAAAGTGCCTCAGAAACTTTTAAATGCCAAAGAAAGCGCTTCCTCGTACGAGCAAGCCATAAATATGGTTATTGATAATATTGTTCGACAACTCAAAAAGTATAAAAAGACTACTCTCAAACAAAGATAA
- a CDS encoding response regulator transcription factor codes for MKVLIIEDDPSVRALVQAVLKRNEYDVDTAHTVTNGEELASSDNYEMIILDLGLPDGDGLDLCQTIRDKGITTPILILTAEQETDMKVKCLQLGADDYLTKPFDTEELVARIEAISRRSSSGEGDKVLRCGDLEIRMLERTFKVNGKEVDLTNNEYNLLVYLLKNKDEIVTQEEIAKNVWDIHFDTQTNYINVYISYLRKKIRDYSEYEYIDTVRKKGFILRCPD; via the coding sequence ATGAAAGTACTAATCATAGAGGATGATCCATCAGTGCGCGCTTTAGTTCAGGCGGTGCTTAAAAGGAATGAGTATGATGTAGATACCGCTCATACTGTTACAAATGGAGAGGAATTGGCTTCTTCTGATAATTATGAAATGATTATTCTTGACTTGGGACTCCCAGATGGGGATGGATTAGACTTGTGTCAAACTATTAGGGATAAAGGAATTACTACACCAATTCTTATCCTGACAGCAGAACAAGAAACTGACATGAAGGTCAAATGCTTGCAGCTGGGAGCGGATGATTATTTAACCAAACCCTTTGATACAGAGGAGCTGGTAGCACGCATTGAGGCTATAAGCAGGCGTAGTAGCAGCGGGGAAGGTGATAAGGTACTACGATGTGGTGATTTGGAAATTCGTATGCTGGAACGGACGTTTAAGGTTAATGGCAAAGAAGTAGACCTGACCAATAATGAATATAACCTGTTGGTATACCTTCTAAAGAATAAAGATGAAATTGTTACCCAGGAAGAGATTGCCAAAAATGTATGGGATATCCACTTTGATACCCAAACGAATTATATAAACGTATATATCAGCTATCTGCGTAAGAAAATACGTGATTATTCCGAGTACGAATATATTGATACGGTACGCAAAAAAGGATTTATATTACGTTGTCCTGATTAA
- a CDS encoding tyrosine recombinase XerC, producing the protein MKKAIDKYLRYLNVERNASSHTIRSYKIDLHQFYTFCQAHFEEDDPNIELVERITIRLWLGELSNNDLAKSSITRKVAAIRSFFKYCFKRGHVQKNPAHLLVVPKKDRPLPKTASREDIERMLDQVEGDTPRIRQSRAILELFYSTGIRLSELTNLNEEDINFKLRQIKVLGKGSKQRIVPVGGTALKALKEHLATKAELYGNRTDSEARNAVFLAASGQRIYAKAVQRMVKKYLERVSEITQKSPHVLRHSFATHLLDKGADIRVIKELLGHNNLSATQVYTHTSVERLKNIYELAHPRAKT; encoded by the coding sequence ATGAAGAAGGCAATTGACAAATATCTTCGTTATTTAAATGTCGAGCGCAATGCTTCGTCACACACTATTCGGTCATATAAAATTGACCTGCATCAATTTTATACATTTTGTCAGGCTCATTTTGAAGAAGATGATCCGAACATCGAACTTGTAGAACGTATTACCATCAGGCTTTGGCTGGGAGAGCTCTCTAATAATGATCTGGCAAAAAGTTCTATTACACGCAAAGTGGCGGCTATTCGCTCTTTTTTTAAATACTGCTTTAAACGTGGCCACGTTCAAAAGAATCCTGCTCATCTGTTAGTGGTCCCCAAAAAAGATCGTCCTCTTCCTAAAACTGCTTCCCGGGAAGATATTGAACGGATGCTTGACCAGGTTGAGGGAGATACCCCCAGAATTAGACAAAGTCGGGCTATACTGGAGCTTTTTTATAGCACGGGTATCCGTCTCAGCGAACTCACGAATTTAAATGAAGAGGATATCAATTTTAAGCTCAGACAAATTAAGGTTTTGGGAAAGGGATCTAAGCAACGAATAGTTCCCGTTGGCGGTACCGCCCTTAAAGCATTGAAAGAACACCTGGCAACCAAAGCGGAGCTATACGGCAACAGAACAGACTCCGAAGCCCGAAACGCCGTCTTTTTAGCGGCAAGCGGTCAGCGCATATATGCCAAAGCGGTACAGCGAATGGTAAAGAAATACTTAGAAAGAGTGAGTGAAATCACCCAAAAAAGTCCCCACGTACTGCGTCACAGCTTTGCCACACATCTGCTTGACAAAGGAGCTGATATACGGGTAATTAAAGAGTTACTGGGACATAATAATTTATCTGCAACACAAGTTTATACACATACATCCGTTGAACGATTGAAAAATATTTATGAATTGGCTCATCCAAGAGCTAAAACTTAA
- the hprK gene encoding HPr(Ser) kinase/phosphatase — translation MPFGQHESIPKKEKISVAYLIERLRKRVKIDINAFTAEEQSNQRYVTEADIHRPGLALAGFIKLFTHQRIQVIGNTECRYLNSLSPREQKEAFKNLTQFEIPVLFLTHGNELPDYLLDMAQKADIPVFGTPLESVVFLHRMRDFLEDQFALQTMLHGTMVDVYGIGILIAGKSGIGKSEVALDLVERGHRLVSDDAVILTKKNNVLMSSATEMNKHFMEIRGLGIIDIMSMFGVRAIRYQKRLEVVLELSLWDEESQDIERTGLNQETTSIMGVEIPLINLPITPGKNITVIAEVIAMNYLLRHYGYDAAEAFQEKVKKHIAEKADPSSMPRRAVEYFEGDIE, via the coding sequence ATGCCCTTCGGCCAACACGAATCCATACCTAAAAAAGAAAAAATAAGCGTTGCCTATCTTATTGAACGTCTTCGTAAACGCGTTAAAATAGATATCAACGCATTTACGGCCGAAGAGCAAAGCAACCAGCGATACGTCACCGAGGCGGATATCCACCGCCCCGGTCTGGCGTTAGCTGGATTTATTAAATTATTTACACATCAGCGAATACAGGTTATTGGAAATACCGAATGCCGGTATCTAAACAGTTTATCTCCAAGAGAACAAAAAGAGGCTTTTAAAAATTTAACTCAATTTGAGATTCCTGTTTTATTTTTGACACATGGAAATGAGCTCCCGGATTACCTCCTGGATATGGCCCAAAAAGCTGATATTCCTGTTTTTGGTACTCCACTGGAAAGCGTCGTTTTTTTACACCGCATGCGCGACTTCTTGGAAGATCAGTTTGCCCTGCAAACTATGTTACACGGTACCATGGTTGATGTATATGGCATCGGAATTCTTATTGCTGGAAAATCGGGAATTGGTAAAAGCGAAGTAGCACTCGATTTGGTAGAAAGAGGACATCGTTTAGTCTCTGATGATGCCGTTATATTAACCAAAAAAAATAACGTACTTATGTCTTCCGCAACAGAAATGAATAAGCATTTCATGGAAATTCGCGGTCTTGGCATCATTGATATCATGTCGATGTTTGGTGTACGGGCTATTCGTTATCAAAAAAGATTAGAAGTTGTTCTGGAGTTATCTTTGTGGGACGAGGAGTCCCAGGATATCGAGCGGACTGGTTTAAACCAGGAGACAACCTCGATAATGGGGGTGGAAATACCGCTCATCAATCTGCCCATTACTCCTGGAAAAAACATTACGGTCATAGCTGAAGTAATAGCAATGAACTACCTGCTTCGTCACTATGGATATGATGCTGCTGAAGCTTTTCAGGAAAAGGTAAAAAAACATATCGCCGAAAAAGCTGACCCTTCTTCCATGCCCCGCAGAGCAGTCGAATATTTTGAAGGAGATATTGAATAA
- a CDS encoding TrmH family RNA methyltransferase — protein sequence MNRKVKGDVIKHLQQFVTEERWRTMNDVLSKRTRHLTVVLEDLYQPHNASAVLRSCDCFGVQDVHIIENENKFDPSKGVTIGSDQWLSLNYYNKQEGNNTIRCYERLRNEGYQLIATTPHTDDITIDDISTQKKTALIFGSELTGLSEAALTGADGYARIPMVGFSESFNISVSAALSLYELSNRIRKSKDLEWSLTEEEKLDLRYKWLKNSIRAADKIIDRYLKEKEKGKNPS from the coding sequence ATGAATCGAAAAGTAAAAGGTGATGTCATTAAACATCTTCAACAGTTTGTTACTGAAGAGCGATGGCGGACTATGAATGATGTACTGTCGAAGAGAACTCGTCACCTTACTGTTGTTTTAGAAGATCTTTACCAACCACATAATGCAAGTGCAGTTCTGAGAAGTTGCGATTGTTTTGGAGTTCAGGATGTTCATATTATAGAAAATGAGAATAAATTTGATCCCAGTAAAGGGGTAACTATTGGATCGGATCAATGGCTTTCACTAAACTATTACAATAAGCAAGAAGGGAATAATACCATTAGGTGCTATGAAAGACTTAGGAATGAGGGATATCAATTGATTGCGACCACTCCACATACCGATGATATTACCATTGATGATATTTCCACCCAAAAGAAGACAGCACTTATTTTTGGCTCTGAACTGACGGGTTTATCAGAGGCTGCCCTTACCGGAGCCGATGGCTATGCACGAATACCAATGGTTGGCTTTAGTGAGAGCTTTAATATTTCGGTAAGCGCGGCCCTTAGTTTATATGAGCTTTCTAATCGTATACGAAAATCGAAGGATTTGGAATGGTCACTTACAGAAGAAGAGAAATTGGATTTACGTTATAAGTGGTTAAAGAATTCTATCCGGGCTGCCGATAAAATAATAGATCGATATCTGAAAGAGAAGGAGAAAGGAAAGAACCCATCGTAG
- a CDS encoding CBS domain-containing protein — translation MKVRDILKSKGYDVYSIEAEKTVYQAIAKMDELDIGALVVMNGDELMGILSERDYRSKVILKGRTSKKTAVHEIMTGNVYCATPEDTVEYCMSQMTDKKIRHLPVVEDNQVIGVISIGDLVKSIISKQKGEITNLRHYIQGQYPR, via the coding sequence ATGAAAGTAAGGGATATTTTAAAATCAAAAGGTTATGATGTCTACAGTATTGAGGCTGAAAAAACTGTTTACCAGGCTATTGCCAAAATGGATGAGCTGGATATAGGAGCCCTCGTCGTTATGAACGGTGACGAACTTATGGGTATCTTAAGTGAACGGGATTACCGGAGTAAAGTAATTTTAAAAGGCCGTACTTCTAAAAAAACAGCAGTCCATGAAATCATGACCGGCAATGTCTATTGTGCAACACCCGAGGATACCGTGGAATACTGCATGTCCCAGATGACTGACAAAAAGATCCGGCACCTCCCGGTTGTCGAGGATAACCAGGTTATCGGTGTAATCTCTATTGGTGATTTGGTAAAATCCATTATATCCAAGCAAAAAGGAGAAATCACCAACCTGCGCCATTACATACAAGGTCAGTATCCTCGTTAA
- a CDS encoding TspO/MBR family protein produces the protein MQTTKKAAEILVWVLICSLAGIFGAQFDPGSWYALLQKPAWTPPNWIFPVVWPILYVMMGISAWFIWKLEKTSLNQPAFLWFFLQLLLNALWSWLFFGMNLIGTALAEILLLWIAVVFTIFLFWQKSRVAGLLLIPYLLWMTYASALNMAIWQLN, from the coding sequence ATGCAAACAACAAAAAAAGCAGCCGAAATATTGGTATGGGTTCTAATTTGTAGTCTGGCAGGTATATTTGGAGCTCAGTTTGATCCCGGAAGCTGGTATGCTTTACTGCAAAAGCCTGCCTGGACGCCTCCCAACTGGATATTTCCTGTTGTATGGCCCATACTTTATGTTATGATGGGCATATCTGCATGGTTTATTTGGAAATTAGAAAAGACCTCACTTAACCAACCCGCTTTTCTCTGGTTTTTCCTACAGCTTCTGTTGAATGCACTGTGGTCTTGGTTATTCTTTGGAATGAATCTCATTGGAACTGCTCTTGCTGAAATTTTATTACTCTGGATAGCTGTTGTTTTTACTATATTCCTCTTTTGGCAAAAAAGCAGAGTAGCAGGACTTTTACTAATCCCCTATCTCCTCTGGATGACCTATGCTTCTGCGCTAAATATGGCTATTTGGCAGTTAAATTAG
- a CDS encoding lycopene cyclase family protein, producing MGIEYDYIIAGAGAAGLSLAWQMLHSPLKDKKVLIIDKDLKLQDDKTWCFWHSGEPPFQKLIHKRWSRVEVESAEGYITQSLQRYPYYALKSYDFEKKIIAAIKKNPSFHLLESPIQKLSSDPDSKKAYLHTPENILETSYIFQSCFDPFKIHKSNVRYPLRQHFLGWDIKINTSIFNSDVFTLMDFDHSFTGGVAFTYVLPWTSKTALLEYTIFSENIIAQEKYEEKLSAYLSNRYGLEPDDYQIERKEYGVIPMEDRPALPWYKPRIMNIGTQGGVTKPSTGYTFMRIQNQVKNIVEGLIEDNRPLIYSPSKFRFKAYDLWLLHIIYNSPKEATTIFKQLFQNNKMDEVFCFLNEDSILSEDLQIMSSVPYRPFLKAIWKSKKRLREIGRK from the coding sequence GTGGGCATTGAATACGATTATATTATTGCCGGAGCGGGTGCAGCGGGACTTTCATTAGCTTGGCAAATGCTCCATTCCCCTCTCAAGGATAAAAAAGTCCTTATTATTGACAAAGATTTAAAACTACAAGATGATAAAACATGGTGTTTTTGGCACTCAGGTGAACCTCCTTTCCAGAAGTTAATACATAAAAGGTGGTCCCGGGTAGAAGTAGAAAGTGCAGAAGGGTATATCACCCAATCCCTACAAAGATATCCCTATTATGCATTGAAAAGTTATGACTTTGAAAAAAAGATTATTGCAGCTATTAAAAAAAATCCCTCTTTTCATTTACTGGAGTCCCCTATTCAAAAACTTTCTTCTGATCCCGATTCTAAGAAGGCCTATCTTCATACCCCCGAAAATATATTAGAAACGTCCTATATTTTTCAAAGCTGTTTTGATCCTTTCAAAATTCACAAATCCAATGTCAGATATCCTCTCAGGCAACACTTTCTGGGGTGGGATATTAAGATCAACACATCTATATTTAATTCCGATGTGTTTACACTTATGGACTTCGATCATTCATTTACCGGCGGGGTTGCTTTTACTTATGTACTTCCATGGACATCAAAGACAGCGCTATTAGAATACACTATTTTTTCGGAGAATATCATTGCTCAAGAAAAGTATGAGGAGAAGCTTTCTGCTTATCTATCTAATCGCTACGGGTTAGAGCCTGATGATTATCAAATTGAGCGGAAAGAATATGGGGTCATCCCAATGGAAGATCGCCCTGCTCTTCCATGGTATAAACCACGAATCATGAACATCGGCACACAAGGAGGAGTTACCAAACCCTCTACCGGTTATACTTTTATGCGTATTCAAAATCAGGTAAAAAACATCGTTGAGGGATTAATTGAAGATAACAGGCCCCTGATTTACTCTCCCTCTAAATTTCGATTTAAGGCTTATGATCTTTGGTTACTTCATATCATATATAATAGTCCCAAAGAAGCCACGACTATTTTCAAACAACTGTTCCAAAACAATAAAATGGATGAGGTTTTCTGCTTTTTAAATGAAGATTCAATACTAAGCGAGGATTTGCAAATCATGAGTAGTGTTCCCTATCGGCCTTTTCTAAAGGCAATTTGGAAAAGCAAAAAGAGGCTCAGGGAAATCGGCAGAAAATAA
- a CDS encoding M23 family metallopeptidase: protein MSLKNYYYYDEENCEFVPVKYNQLERIVYTASVWLLCGVVLAGIGISILSFSIGTPAEIALKAENEALKKQLRTTQTTIDTLDQQVDQLAKADNEMYRSMLGLETIPMDERKAGTGGADLYSDFDIHSQETAEILKKTAQNLENLQRSISIQESSFEEIQSFYNENQKKMVHLPAIKPTQGDVVSGFGKRYHPILKYRRQHDGLDFKANIGDQIYATGNGVVKHAGRKGTYGRLLIIDHGYGYETYYAHLSSFAKDIRPGTRVERGQLVAYSGNTGMSSGPHLHYEIHKDGSPLDPLNFLFADVSPEEYSSYKRIAEQSQISMD from the coding sequence ATGTCCCTGAAAAATTATTACTATTACGACGAGGAAAACTGCGAATTTGTACCCGTCAAGTATAATCAGTTAGAACGAATCGTATATACTGCCTCTGTTTGGTTATTGTGCGGTGTTGTACTTGCGGGAATAGGTATTTCTATCCTTTCCTTTTCTATTGGAACTCCTGCTGAGATTGCACTCAAAGCAGAGAATGAAGCCCTTAAGAAACAACTTAGAACGACTCAAACAACCATAGACACCCTTGATCAGCAAGTTGATCAGCTCGCAAAAGCTGACAATGAGATGTATCGTTCTATGTTAGGCTTGGAAACTATACCCATGGATGAACGAAAGGCTGGTACTGGTGGTGCTGATCTTTATTCTGACTTTGACATCCATAGCCAGGAAACGGCCGAAATTCTAAAAAAGACTGCTCAGAACTTAGAAAATCTTCAGCGAAGCATTTCTATACAGGAATCTAGTTTTGAGGAAATACAGTCTTTTTACAATGAAAATCAAAAGAAAATGGTACATCTTCCGGCAATTAAACCTACCCAGGGAGATGTTGTGAGTGGATTCGGAAAGCGCTATCACCCGATTTTAAAGTATCGACGTCAACACGATGGACTTGACTTTAAGGCCAATATTGGTGATCAGATTTATGCTACAGGCAATGGAGTAGTAAAACATGCTGGACGTAAAGGTACTTATGGCCGATTGCTTATCATTGATCATGGCTATGGTTATGAAACTTATTATGCTCATCTCTCCTCTTTTGCAAAAGACATTCGACCGGGTACTCGTGTTGAGCGAGGGCAACTAGTTGCTTACTCTGGAAATACAGGCATGTCTTCAGGACCTCACTTACATTATGAGATTCATAAAGACGGTAGTCCACTCGATCCTCTCAACTTCCTTTTTGCCGATGTATCTCCGGAAGAATACTCCAGTTATAAACGCATAGCAGAACAAAGCCAAATATCCATGGATTAA
- a CDS encoding alpha/beta hydrolase has product MEEESFTDTTRFEIEVPFMLMDVGKEKDKRLFIYLHGFRQNMNIFRSYMEPLLDLEGYHLFIQGPYPIYDRDRNKRIEEWGRAWYLYDGNQDSFHKSLEHTSAFLDQLIDKRIANESKFSSMTIIGYSMGGYLAGYYTLSRAPRVDNLVVIGSRIKTEYFKDKQHNYTELEVLAIHGKDDRSVEGAPQKRSCNQLAKWGANVTYKELNGGHKLQEKYLNEIRKWLLSQKNK; this is encoded by the coding sequence ATGGAGGAAGAATCGTTTACCGATACTACCCGTTTTGAGATTGAGGTACCTTTTATGCTTATGGATGTTGGTAAGGAGAAGGATAAGCGCCTGTTTATCTACTTGCATGGCTTTAGGCAAAATATGAACATATTTCGCTCATACATGGAACCTTTGTTAGATTTGGAGGGATATCATCTTTTTATCCAGGGTCCTTATCCGATATATGATCGTGACAGGAATAAGAGAATAGAAGAATGGGGGCGGGCCTGGTATCTATATGATGGAAACCAGGATTCCTTCCATAAATCACTTGAGCATACCTCAGCCTTCTTAGATCAGCTTATTGATAAGAGAATTGCGAATGAAAGTAAGTTCTCAAGTATGACCATAATAGGTTATTCCATGGGGGGCTATTTGGCTGGATATTATACGCTCTCTAGGGCTCCCCGGGTAGATAATTTGGTAGTAATAGGCAGTCGTATTAAAACAGAATATTTCAAGGATAAACAGCATAATTATACCGAGCTGGAGGTATTAGCTATACATGGAAAGGATGACCGAAGCGTTGAGGGAGCTCCGCAGAAGAGAAGTTGTAATCAGCTCGCCAAATGGGGAGCAAATGTAACTTACAAGGAATTAAATGGGGGGCATAAGCTGCAGGAGAAATATTTGAATGAGATAAGAAAGTGGTTGCTATCTCAAAAAAACAAGTAA